In a genomic window of Lycium ferocissimum isolate CSIRO_LF1 chromosome 9, AGI_CSIRO_Lferr_CH_V1, whole genome shotgun sequence:
- the LOC132069381 gene encoding flavonol sulfotransferase-like, translated as MSSSSPPKVSRFSGVYSPENMKEMSLKYTEIISTLPKLDPPHPTYEISQYQGFWLPYPVIETILSMSEYFKAQPSDIYLCSFPKTGTTWLKALTFAIMTRDNFDDSTNPLLTKVPHDCVPFLEIEYPSDPTSLDIELPLLATHIPYTCLPPSIIESNCKIIYICREPKDTFVSWWHYGKKQSETFSLESTITLEQKFHWFHDGKSIYGPYWDHVLEFLKASENRPESVFFLTYEDLKSDTICYVKKLAEFMGKPFSEEEVNRGVVEKIVERCNIKSLSNLEVNKSGFFDVKPWKISNSSYFRKGEVGDWKNLLTEDMAKSIDHITHEKFHPVGLKFPSDNNTKD; from the coding sequence ATGTCTTCATCTTCCCCTCCCAAAGTTAGTCGTTTTTCTGGCGTTTATTCGCCAGAAAATATGAAGGAAATGAGCTTGAAATACACAGAAATAATATCAACCCTCCCTAAATTAGATCCCCCTCATCCTACTTATGAAATATCCCAATACCAAGGTTTCTGGCTCCCTTATCCAGTCATAGAAACAATTTTATCTATGTCTGAATATTTCAAGGCTCAACCCTCCGATATCTACCTTTGTAGTTTCCCAAAAACAGGAACTACGTGGCTTAAAGCCTTGACGTTTGCAATTATGACCAGAGATAATTTTGATGATTCAACAAACCCTTTACTTACCAAAGTACCCCATGATTGTGTACCATTTTTGGAAATTGAATATCCCTCCGATCCTACTTCTCTAGACATTGAGTTGCCATTATTGGCCACACATATTCCTTATACTTGCCTACCACCATCTATAATAGAGTCTAATTGCAAGATTATTTACATATGTAGGGAACCAAAAGACACCTTTGTATCTTGGTGGCATTATGGTAAAAAGCAAAGTGAAACATTTAGCCTAGAGAGTACCATTACACTTGAACAAAAATTCCATTGGTTTCATGATGGAAAATCCATCTATGGACCTTATTGGGACCATGTTTTGGAATTCCTTAAAGCTAGTGAAAATAGACCGGAGAGTGTGTTTTTCTTAACGTACGAGGATTTGAAGagtgacacgatatgctatgtgAAGAAATTGGCTGAGTTCATGGGGAAGCCATTCTCCGAGGAGGAAGTGAATCGAGGTGTGGTTGAAAAAATAGTGGAACGTTGTAATATCAAAAGTTTGAGCAATTTAGAGGTTAATAAGAGCGGGTTTTTTGACGTAAAGCCTTGGAAAATTAGTAATAGTTCCTATTTTCGTAAAGGAGAAGTTGGAGATTGGAAGAATCTTTTAACTGAGGATATGGCAAAATCAATTGACCATATAACACACGAAAAGTTTCATCCCGTGGGCTTGAAATTCCCAAGTGACAACAATACAAAGGATTAA